The genomic DNA TTTGTGGTAATCCTCCCCGCCGCCGCTGAACTCAATCGTTAGACTTAATGAAGTAATGTATGTGTTGCTTATGAAAAAAGGAGCGGATTTATTGGGAAATGTTAGTCGCTGGAGAATCAGAGAGCAGATTGAAAAAAATCATGGGTTTGCACAAGAATGTTACCAGAAGATTGACGCTTTTCTTGAGTATATTGGCGAATTAAAATCTTCTGCGCTATCAATAGTTAATGTTGACTACGATATTTTCTATAAATCGGTTGAGATTGGGAAAGAGTATGGATTGATTACACGAGATGCAATTCATTCAGCTACTTGTAAAACATTCAATATTTCTCATATAGCTACAAATGATGAGCACTTTGATAAAGTTGAGTTTTTAAGTGTTTGGAAACCTATTGTAGCTTAATCGGTTGGAATGGATACCCTGGTTTAATTACTATCCATCTTCAATGAGATTTCGGAGTTTATAAAATAAAGGATAAGGTTGGGAGAAAGAGAAAATCTATGAGAAAAGGGAATTATTGTGGCGTCAGACGACACTCTAATGTAAGTCTTCTGTGTGGCAGGTCTTAAGAAAAATAAGTATAATAGGAAGATGAAATTTATTAGCATTTTTTTGAGGAGGGAAAGAAATGTTATATTTAAAGAGTTTGGTTTCTATTTTAATATCCTCTGTTGTACTCTCTGCTTTACTTTCAAAACCATCA from bacterium includes the following:
- a CDS encoding PIN domain-containing protein yields the protein MYVLLMKKGADLLGNVSRWRIREQIEKNHGFAQECYQKIDAFLEYIGELKSSALSIVNVDYDIFYKSVEIGKEYGLITRDAIHSATCKTFNISHIATNDEHFDKVEFLSVWKPIVA